The proteins below come from a single Dehalococcoidia bacterium genomic window:
- a CDS encoding phosphoribosylanthranilate isomerase, producing the protein MTRVKICGIKEPSQAVAAAKAGADYIGIVMAPSKRQVDIEQARAIAAAVKGSRTLSVGVFVNMPASEINRIAKYCNFDRIQLSGDEPWEYVQELHRPAIKAIKISKEYSSEKLVSELSGGYKKANYYFLPLLDCAVNGSYGGTGKAFDWAIAKAAAGKYRFVLAGGLTPANVAWAIAAARPWGVDVSSGVETNGVKDIGKIKRFISTVRRIDSTP; encoded by the coding sequence ATGACCAGGGTAAAGATTTGCGGAATAAAGGAGCCGTCGCAGGCCGTCGCCGCCGCCAAGGCCGGAGCCGACTATATCGGCATCGTGATGGCCCCGTCTAAACGACAGGTCGATATCGAGCAGGCTAGAGCTATCGCGGCCGCGGTGAAAGGGAGCCGTACGCTCTCGGTAGGCGTATTCGTCAACATGCCTGCCAGCGAGATAAACCGCATCGCCAAGTACTGCAACTTCGACCGCATACAGCTGAGCGGCGATGAACCCTGGGAATATGTGCAGGAGCTGCACCGCCCCGCCATCAAGGCCATAAAAATATCTAAGGAATACTCCAGCGAGAAGCTGGTGAGCGAGTTGTCAGGCGGCTATAAGAAGGCCAACTACTACTTCCTGCCGCTGCTGGATTGCGCCGTCAACGGAAGCTACGGCGGCACCGGCAAGGCGTTCGACTGGGCGATAGCCAAAGCAGCCGCGGGCAAATACCGCTTTGTGCTCGCCGGCGGCCTCACACCGGCGAACGTAGCCTGGGCTATAGCGGCGGCACGGCCATGGGGCGTGGACGTATCCAGCGGAGTGGAGACCAACGGCGTGAAAGATATCGGCAAAATAAAGAGGTTCATCTCAACGGTGAGAAGGATCGACTCCACACCGTAG